A region of the Herpetosiphon gulosus genome:
ATATTTTGGGGGTGGTTTATCAGCGGTTTGATCAAGCTGAACGTGCCATGGTCGAATTTGAAGCCAGTTTTGAGTTGGCTCAACGCCTTGGGTTTCAAGAAGATATGATCTTTTCCTTGATCCAGCGTGGTATGCTAGTAGCAACTCAACCGGATTACACCCAAGCCTTAGCGTTGATTCAAGCTGGCTTGGCTTTGGCCTTGGATACCGACGATCTGAGTCAACAAGCCTTGGCTCACAAAGCCCTAGCCGATGTGTACGAACAAACCAACGCTTGTGCCGAGGCCTTGCACCACTTCAAACACTACCATCAGATTCGTGAAAACCTGTTTAACGAGCGCTCAGATCAACGGTTACGGCTATTACAAGTGACTCATCAAGTACTTCAGGCTCAACATCAAGCACGGTTTTATTATCAAAAAACACAGGAATTGGTGGCTGAGATGCAAGAACGTGATCGCCAACGAATTGAATTGGAACGCTTGGCAACGATCGATAGCTTGACTGGCTTATATAATCGTCGCCATTTTTTGGGCTTGGCGCAAAGCTTGTTGGAGCAGGCCTGGCAAGCTGGCAATGCTTTGGCAATTTTATTGTTTGATATTGATCATTTTAAGCAAATTAATGATCGTCATGGCCATCATATTGGCGATCAAATGCTGCAATTGGTGGCCACGACCGCCCAAGCAGCCTTGCGCCAATCCGATTTAATTGGGCGTTATGGCGGCGAAGAGTTTGTGGTGATGTTGACTCGCGTGAGTAATGCTGAGGCGCTGTTGGTGGCCGAACGCTTGCGCAGCACGATTGAACAACAAGTGTTGAGCGATGCTCACCAATCAATTAGCACCACCGTCAGCCTTGGTTTGGCGCTGAGCTACCCACACGCTGAAATTCCCTTGGAGCGCTTGATTCAACAAGCCGACCATGCACTCTACCAAGCCAAAGCCGCTGGCCGCAACAATGTGCAAATCTATACTGCTTAAGTGAAATAGCTCATTATCTCTTCGCATATTAATTCACCACCCTTCCGTCCCGCCTCGAGGCGGGAGACGCAGGGGGCTTTAATCCCCCCTGCACCCCCTAAATGGCAATCAAGGGTCTACATGCATTCATTGATGAACCAGCGTATTGGTGGTTCATCAATGAAACCTACCCCTTAGGCTCTCTCCAGCGTGAGCGATGAAGGGACTCGAAGACTGGAACTCCCCTCGCCCGCCGCAGTGGGCGAGGGGTTGGGGTGAGGGGTATGAAATCGATGCTAGGCAGGTTGTTCGTTGCGCCGTTTGGCCGCATCTTCGCGCCAAAGGGTGATAAACAAGCCAACTGCCCCAAACGAAATTGCCATATCGGCAATATTAAACACTTGGAAAATTGGCAACGGAATCAGGTGCAGCATATCGACCACAAAGCCATAAGCAAAGCGATCGATAATATTGCCCAAACCACCAGCAATAATCGCCGCTACCGCAATTTGGCCAAGCAAGCCAGCTTCACCAAACCAGGTGCGCGAACGAATCAGCATAAACGCAATTACGCCCAGCGCCATGATGCCAAGCAGCAGCGAGTTATTTTGCAAAAAGCCAAACGCCACACCGCGGTTTTCAACATAGACCAGCCGTAAAATGCCAGGAATTGGCTCACGACCTGGGTTGCCCAACGGTGTAAGCGTGTCGAGCGCCCACCATTTGACCCAGCGATCAAGCGCCAAAATCGCCAAAACCATCATTCCAAGGCTTAGATATCGTTTGGTTAGTTTCATAATTTAGTTAAAATTTCCGGATCACCAGTGGTAATCGCTAGTTGATGTTCAAATTGGGCCGAACGTGAGCCATCGGCGGTTTTGGCTGTCCAGCCATCGCGCAGCAAGCGGGTGCGGGCTGAGCCAATGTTGACAATTGGTTCGATTGTGAGGGTCATGCCTGCCCGCAGTTTTAGCCCTTTGCCCCACTCGCCAAAATTAAAAACATCGGGTGGCGTTTCATGCATTTTGCGGCCAATGCCGTGGCCTGTGTATTCGCGCACCACCGAAAAACCTTGGCTTTCGGTGTATTCTTGCATTGCCGCGCCAATATCGCCGATGGTTTTACCTGCGCGGGCTTGGGCGATTCCACGCCACATCGCTTCCTCAGTCACCTTCATCAACTTGGCGCTTTGCGAATCGAGCTTCCCCACCGCGTAAGTTACACACGAATCGCCATGCCAGCCATCTAAACATGCCCCAATATCGATTGAAACGATATCGCCATTGCTGAGCCGTGATTTATCGGGAATGCCATGGCAGACCACATCGTTGACCGAGATACAGGTTGAAGCTGGAAACCCGCCATGGCCTTTGAATGATGGCGTTGCCCCGTGATCACGCAAAAATTGCTCGACCCGCTGATCAAGCTCCAGCAAGACGGCTCCAGCCACCACATATTCGCGCAACATCGCATGGGCTTGGGCAACCAATTGGCCGGCTTTGCGCATTTCATTAATTTGCGATTGATTGTAGATTCTGATTGCCATTGTTTAAAGCACCGTTAAAATATCTGGTTCGCCATCGGTGACCGCTAGTTGATGTTCAAATTGAGCTGAGCGTGAGCCATCGACCGTTTTGACTGTCCAGCCATCTTTGAGCAAGCGCGTGGCGTAGCTGCCAATGTTGACCATTGGTTCAATCGTGAAGGTCATGCCCGCCCGTAAGCGCAAGCCTTTGCCCCACTCACCATAATGTAAAACGGTTGGTGCTTCGTGCATGTTGCGGCCAATCCCGTGGCCAGTGTATTCGCGCACCACCGAGAAACCTTGGCTTTCGGTATATTCTTGGATGGCTGCTCCAATGTCGCCAAGTGTGTTACCAGCCCGCGCTTGGGCGATGCCCCGCCACATTGCTTCTTTGGTCACATCCATCAATTTTTGGCTTTGAGCGTCGATCGTACCAACCGAATAGGTCACGCACGAATCGCCATGCCAGCCATCGAGAAACGCCCCAATGTCAATCGCCACCAAATCGCCATCTTTTAAGCGCGATTTATCGGGGATGCCATGGCAAATCACATCATTAATTGAGATACAGGTTGAAGCTGGAAAGCCCTTGTAATT
Encoded here:
- the lspA gene encoding signal peptidase II is translated as MKLTKRYLSLGMMVLAILALDRWVKWWALDTLTPLGNPGREPIPGILRLVYVENRGVAFGFLQNNSLLLGIMALGVIAFMLIRSRTWFGEAGLLGQIAVAAIIAGGLGNIIDRFAYGFVVDMLHLIPLPIFQVFNIADMAISFGAVGLFITLWREDAAKRRNEQPA
- the map gene encoding type I methionyl aminopeptidase, encoding MAIRIYNQSQINEMRKAGQLVAQAHAMLREYVVAGAVLLELDQRVEQFLRDHGATPSFKGHGGFPASTCISVNDVVCHGIPDKSRLSNGDIVSIDIGACLDGWHGDSCVTYAVGKLDSQSAKLMKVTEEAMWRGIAQARAGKTIGDIGAAMQEYTESQGFSVVREYTGHGIGRKMHETPPDVFNFGEWGKGLKLRAGMTLTIEPIVNIGSARTRLLRDGWTAKTADGSRSAQFEHQLAITTGDPEILTKL
- a CDS encoding GGDEF domain-containing protein yields the protein MVVTLQIQHALKQSTNPAHTIDLLNVWAANLRHTDLAQAWKINYQAEYHARNGIFAHTPYYQGLVECWYWRGKFYSVHKKYAEALGCFYKSMEYCDYVDDALLSFENQAACYYQDAPDQFIANRVDKLALHNILGVTLALQLQLDAALEHYLIAEEIAIMTHNEWMQTILNSNIAYLYRVLEQPIEAENYLQRAFQRLPEALETQAQKRLYATMLDNTCWVALQHGQLYDALIYANASLELYQALSWSQGIVEVLNILGVVYQRFDQAERAMVEFEASFELAQRLGFQEDMIFSLIQRGMLVATQPDYTQALALIQAGLALALDTDDLSQQALAHKALADVYEQTNACAEALHHFKHYHQIRENLFNERSDQRLRLLQVTHQVLQAQHQARFYYQKTQELVAEMQERDRQRIELERLATIDSLTGLYNRRHFLGLAQSLLEQAWQAGNALAILLFDIDHFKQINDRHGHHIGDQMLQLVATTAQAALRQSDLIGRYGGEEFVVMLTRVSNAEALLVAERLRSTIEQQVLSDAHQSISTTVSLGLALSYPHAEIPLERLIQQADHALYQAKAAGRNNVQIYTA
- the map gene encoding type I methionyl aminopeptidase — encoded protein: MTLVLRNSTQIEKMRNAGRLVAQTHAMLREYVIPGAVLLDLDQLVEQYLREHGATPSFKNYKGFPASTCISINDVICHGIPDKSRLKDGDLVAIDIGAFLDGWHGDSCVTYSVGTIDAQSQKLMDVTKEAMWRGIAQARAGNTLGDIGAAIQEYTESQGFSVVREYTGHGIGRNMHEAPTVLHYGEWGKGLRLRAGMTFTIEPMVNIGSYATRLLKDGWTVKTVDGSRSAQFEHQLAVTDGEPDILTVL